In the genome of Paenarthrobacter ureafaciens, the window CCGCCGTCGCGCCGTCGATCTTGGTCACCTGAACTGTGGCGCCGGCATCGAGCGTTCCCGAAGTGCTGCGGGCAGTCCACACGTCGCCCCCGATCTTGACCAAACCGCTGGTTCCGTTGACGGCTTCGATGACGACGGCGGACTGTCCAATAAGGCGGTCAATGTTTGTCCGTTGTTCTGCGGGCCCTTTACGGAGGTGCTTCAGCGCAACGGGGCGGACGAAGGCGATCATCAGCAGGGAAACGACGCTGAAAATTACGATCTGCAGCCAGAAATCAGCACCGGCGAAGTCGGCGATCAGGCCGGCAAGCGCGCCGCCGCCCAGCATGATGAAGAAGAGGTCGAGGGTGAGCATCTCCACCACTGCGAAAGCGAGGAAGACGGTGAGCCATAGTGCCCACCAGTTCTCGCCGAGCCATTCGAACATCGGTTCCCCCTTGGTCCCGGACTCCGGAGACGGAATCAATCGCGCTGTTATTCCATCCTAGCCCGAGGCGGAGGCCCACGTCAGGACGGCATGTCGCCCAATGTGAAGACGCTGATGCTGAACCTCGCGGTGGTGGATACCGGTCCGCCTGCGCGTGCTTGTCCGGCAAGTTCCACGGGGTCGCGGTGGTGTCCCGCGGGCCCCATGAAGGCAAGGTCTGCCAACGTACCTGGGTCCAAAGTGAGCGGTATGTCCAGCTCCTCGGAATGTTCCAGGCTGAAGTGACCGC includes:
- a CDS encoding NfeD family protein gives rise to the protein MFEWLGENWWALWLTVFLAFAVVEMLTLDLFFIMLGGGALAGLIADFAGADFWLQIVIFSVVSLLMIAFVRPVALKHLRKGPAEQRTNIDRLIGQSAVVIEAVNGTSGLVKIGGDVWTARSTSGTLDAGATVQVTKIDGATAVVASTAGDSPH